CCTGTGCTTCCACCGTGAGGTGTTATGGTTCTTGTTTTATACTTACGAATTATTTTAGTGCTTCCCACGAGACCTCCCTCTCTCTGTTTCAATTCAGAACAGCAAATGATTTGTCACTGTGGATGACAGCACCCCAAGGATGGGCAGGACAAGCACAGCAGCCCAGAGGCAGCAAACATCTGTAAAAATCCTCGTGTTTTTTATGTTCTTACTTCTCAAGGGCAGTCCTCTGTTCAAACAGGCCCGTATCACAGCCCTCCAGAGCCTGTTCCCAGCAATCTTTGGCTGGGAATTTGACGCTGGTTAATACTGTCCACCATATTACTAAGAAGCTTGCAATACTGTGACACAACATAAACATATTTGCAAGCTCGCCTCTGTCTTTACCCCGACTTCTCCCccaaataaacaacaaaacccaaaaccaaacatggCTGACGCGCAGTGCAATAAACTACTTTTTCACTAGGTGGAAGGAATTAGTTTCTTGTATTACTAGTATGCgctgcacaggcagcaaagACTGATCATCTGAAGAGAACATTGGGGGAAAAACATTGAATTTCATGGTCATTTGTGGGCTGGAAGTGATTTAAGAAACATCCAGTATGAATCATAGCTCCAAGagacagtttcatttttctctgcagttgcACCTTTCTGTTTCCGAGGTCTTTTGGGTTACAGCTGTGCCAGTTTCCCTGCATTTCCAGATGCACAATACAGGCTGCTCAAAGACACACAGTAATATATGAGCAATtctccaggaaagcaaaacTGCTCAGAACACACAATAGactggagggaagagaaacaaaacaagacacaTTCAAAAAGGTTAACTTAAATCTTTTGGTTGAAGAACACAGAAGTTATCACAAATATTTGAGCTCCCACCAAGGATCAGAGCTTTGACTGCTTGCTCTATCTCAGCTACTTAAAGGAATCAGATGACAGTCTGCTCATACTGCCCTATATACACTTTTTCCAGGTCTTACACTTGATTTCTGGACCTGATCTCCAGCAAGGAGTATAACAAGATCTGGGATGCACCAAGAGAAAtgtcctgcagagctgcttctgtttgctCACTGCAACATAAAAGAAATGGcggagaggaaaaaaacagcaaagacgTGAAAGAGCTATATTGTAAAATCAGTACAAGGCAACAGAACACGCACATTGGACATCAGGGACAACTAAACATGGAAAGTAGAGAacaggagacagaaagaaacaggtAACACTCTGTGTGAAATTCTTGGCTGACACACCTTGATAATGTACATCAATGTCAACCATGCTAGGATTTTACCTTCAGTACTTTAAACTAATCCACATTTACTTTCTGCTATAACGTGGCTGGCCCAAAGGCCAGCCCAGAGGCTTTCAGACTTGAATatggggggcagcagggggaagCTAAGAAGTCTCTACTTTCCTCCCTCCAAAGACACAAAGGCAAAGGGGGTGACATTTCCCATACAAGCTGAGCAAAGCAGAGGCAAACACTGCAAACACTGGAGGTCATTATACGACTAACGAGGTGAGCCCCCAACACAGTCAGACAGGAAAGTCATACAAAGGTTGCTGTAATAGGTGGGATATGCTCGCATATGGCTGACATGAGCTGAATCCGAGAAGTCTACAGCTTTCACAGAGACACCAAGCTGCTGCCGGGCATCAGCCATGTGCTTAACTTCGCTGGCCTTGATGATGGCATCAGCTTGGGAATAGAGGTAAAGCTCAGGCCACCGTGAGGGCGCTTTCAGCAGGGCATCGTAATGGCTCTCGTGGATGAAGCGGGTCAATGGGTACAGCAAGATCCGCAGTACAACAGCTGTAGTAGCAAAAGTGAATAAGAGGAAATACTTGAGCAGCACATTTGTGGACACCAATACAGTTGCCAAGGCACGAAGGCCTCCCCTCAAGTTTCTTCTGCCAGGGGCACTATCAAAAACGGTGCCTGCTACTTTGACGTTCTTAAATGGCTTGTGAGTGTGGAGCGCCTCAATGATGTAACGGTACAGCATGACACCACCATTgctaaaaacatgaaaaagaaccGGTCTGTTTTCTACACTGTAGTCAAAGAGCAGCTCCAGGAGTCTCTTGGCTGGGGTCTGGAGGGATCTGATGCCAAAGGTCTCAGAGAAGAATATCATCCTCCATGGAGCCGTGTAGCGGATGACGGTACACCCCTAAGAACAGAAAGAGACCCCACAGACATTTAGGCTGTGCTGTAAATTACAAGGAGTAAGGAAGCATCAGTACAAAGAACATGAAAATTTAGGACAGGTTTCCACCAGAAACCACAGGGCCAGAAGAAGGTCTTTAGTGTCAGTAGTGAGGCACCAATATGAATAGGATTATATTAATCATAACAGCACACAGTATTATGAAAAGGTTTCTGCAGTAGCAGAGGCCTGGACTTGATGACATTTGAGATCCTTTCAAATCTTGTGCTAACTGGCACAGCCCCTGGGGACATTGCCACACAAGTTTTATGAGTCTTAGTCTTCACCCAGGAAGAGAAAACCATTTCCTTGATTCACAAACCTTCAGTATAAGCCATTTTAGTAAGAAGGGCCTTTTCTGCTACACATCTAGTTCATGacattgaaataaatgcaaggAGGAGTTGCAGGAGGAATTTCTTCCTGTCCTTGGGTAGTACTTGTTTGCAGCAGTCTCTAAGACTCACCCACAATCAACACTGACATGATTTTCATGAGCCTTTCTGAAATGCTCCAGCTGTGCAAATGAAGAGCACTGGTTCAGAGGTTCAGAATGCCCGAACAATTGCCATTACAGTCAAAGCCTTACACTTAGGTGCAGCTTGGGAAACAGGATCCTGGAGGAGTTTCTAAACAGAGCAGAAGGAACTGTATTTATAAATACCTTAGGTCTTTTCTATCACCTAAACGCACTGACAAACACAAGGCAAAGTCACCAACACAACCCTCCTGCCCAGAGCTCCCTAAGTAGTGAACAAGAAAGAAGAGGATATCAAGTTCTTAAATCAAAGTCTTCTGTACCATCTTGCAATGGTTGCAGCCACTTCCTTATTAGGGAGCTAATAAAaccctttccctcctttcccattCCTATCATCTTTCTGATAGAAGAGTATTTTCAGAGAAGTTGGCATGCTGCCATGTAATGAGCTCCTCATCTGCTCAGCAGCACCTCAGTCATAACAGTCACTTAGTAATTAATTCTTCACTAGAACAAGCCAATTCAGGACTCTTGCACTGGATTACACATTAACAAGTTTATTGTTAAATAAACTTGTTAATGTACAAACTTTGCCACCTATAGCTGAAACAGACTTGGATAAATATAAGATCCTTGTATGgtgacaaacaaaaaaaaaaaaaagtctaatgTCTAACTGGGTCCCCATACTACAAGCTGGGGTCATTCcagtaaaatacagtattagaaaagaaaacGTAACTTAGGGAACTAGCAGCCAGACAGACCTCTCTGTTTCAAACACAAGGATTTCCTAGTGAGCAGGTATGACTACCACAGGATGTGTGCTTCACAGAcaggataaaataaatttggattACAACATTTAGATGAATCATcttcagaggaaggaaaagccaaAGGAACAACAGGTGTTGACATGTTTTGTCAACCTGGCCTCCCCAAGTCTGTGCTGTGGCCTATCAGCAAGCAGTAAACGCATAATCTTTCCCCCCACATTTACCTGTTTGGAAAGTTTACACAGTTCATGTCACTCCTGAATAATCTCGTAActttaaaaaccttaaaatattcCAGCGAttcacaaaacagcagcaagttTCTCCAAGGAACTATTTTTGTCTCAGCTGCACGCAGAGATGACATCACCAACTGTTAGATAACGCTGCCTGCGCACTGTCAGACAAGGAGCTTTCAATGACAAGAGAACTTGCCACTCAATCCCAATGACTCTTCAGACTGAGAGCGGCTTTAGAGTGATTTCACCAACATGGAGAAAAGAAGCAGTTTCTCAGAGAGTTGTATAATAGTAtcatgaaaatataaataagctACCCACCTTCTGACCGTAGATTGTGCTGTATTTGGCCAGGTATTTGTCCTGGCAGCCTGCCCAACCTAAAAGGATCACCACAGGCTGACCATCTGCGTGCCCCCTCTCTGTACCGCTTCCTGAAACAAATCACAAGATTTAAGATATTTGTCCACCAGTCTACCAGAATCAGAACTTACGGCAACTTGCCTGgttaaaaaagtttaaaactaaTGGTGAAGCTGGTATTAGCTTCATTTATTAAGTCTGTTACGAACACTGCCTCGTTCCAGTTTCACTGTGTGGGCGTGCTGAGGAGGACAGCAGTTTCAATCCCTGCAGCCTCACAGAGCTCTCCGCTGATGCAAAGCCGGCGGTGTGAAGATGGCTACGGGGGCGGAGACCCCCTCCTCACACCTCCCGGGCGAGGGGAGGCATCAGAGACTGCTGCCCCCTTCCAGGGGAAAAGGGACGTGTCCCGCCCTGCTCTCCAGAAACTACCAGACACCTGGTAGGGTACAAGTGTCTCCACGGCTCCTTCTCCCCCGACCCTGAGGGGTCCCCCAGGCCCGGCCCCCCCCCACCCTCAGAGGTCCCCCAGGCCCGGTGTCCCCCCCACCCTCAGGGGTCCCACAGGCCCTTCTGTCACAGGGGGCCCGCGGGCCCGCCCCCCCTCCATCCTCGGGGCCCCCCCATGCTCGCTCGCCCCCGCACCGCGGGCCTCCCCCGGCGCCAGCTCCACCGCCGCCTCCAGCCCGCGGACCCCCATCGCCGCGCCCTCCCTCCTCACACCCCACCGCCGCTTCCGCTCTCGCCACCGGAAGCTCCACCCCCACGCCCCTCCGCAACCAATGGGAAGGAAGAGCTTCCACCCCGCCCCGCTCTCCGGCTCTTCACCTTCCCGCCTCCTACTTCCTTAGCGACGCGCCCTTAGCACCCGGCCCGGGCTGGCCGCCCCGCCCACTGGTGAGGGAAATCGGCCCACCCATTGGGCCGGAGGGTCAAAGGCGGGCCGCGATTGGTTCGGCCGCGGTGTCAGTTATTCTGATGGGAGTCCGCCCCCTCGGGGAAGGTGAGAGGGAGTGAGGGGCTGAGGCGGGCGCTGCGGcgtggagggggggggggcgggtagGGCCTGGGGCGGTCGGGATGAGGGGAGTTGTAGGGCCTGGAGTGGGGATCGCAGTCAGGGGGGCTGGAGGATAGGGTGGGCGTGGGGACTGAGGGGGTTGTTGGTCCTGAGGGAGGCATTTGGGCCAGGGAGACAGACCTGGGGGTGGGCACTGGGGTCAGGGAGTGCGTGAGGGGCTGTAGGGCCTGAGGTGGGTTTGGGACTGTGGGGGCCCACTGGACCCGCGGTTGGGCTGGATCAGGCCTGGTGGGATGGTTGTTTCTGGGGTAGGGAATGTTGAGACTGCAGTGGATTAGGGGAGGTAGGGGCCAGGGTGGGTGTAGGGATCAGTGCGGGGCCTGGCTGGGGGTGAGGAGAGTGCAGAGTTAGGTTTGGAGTTTTGGTGAGGAGAGTGCAGAGTTAGGTTTGGAGTTTTGGTGAGGAGAGTGCAGAGTTAGGTTTGGAGTTTTGACTGGGTTAACAGTGGGGCTGGGTGGCAGGACATGTGGGTGAGAGAGGGACCAGTGGCACTGTGGGTTGATAGGGGCTGGGTAGAAGGCACTGGGGTACACTGAGGAAGGTGCATTGTGTGTGAGGAAGGCTGTGGGGGATTTGAGGTCTGCCAGGAGAGGGTGAAACCTGCTAGGGAAGCAGAGGCTCTAAGTTTTGCTTGAGGCTGGGCACAACCTTGATGTTGCAAGGTGCAAAGCTAACACCAAATCACTATCACTTTGTCCTTCCATGAGTCCAAGCCCGTAAGTCCCTGGCACCTCACACTTGGACTGAGGCTGACGCAGCACCAGTTTGCCTTTTGATCTCAATCTGATGATTTAGCAGCACTCTGGATGTAAAGAACTGCTGAATTGCCAGAGCCAGTCCCTAAATCACTTGTGTTTTTCTTGGCAGGAATAAACCACTGCCCTGACCCAGCCTTGTTTTGATTATTAGGTCCAATGGACTGGGGTGGCAGCCCAGCACTATTGAGAGCA
The sequence above is drawn from the Falco naumanni isolate bFalNau1 chromosome 11, bFalNau1.pat, whole genome shotgun sequence genome and encodes:
- the TMEM53 gene encoding transmembrane protein 53 isoform X1 is translated as MGVRGLEAAVELAPGEARGSGTERGHADGQPVVILLGWAGCQDKYLAKYSTIYGQKGCTVIRYTAPWRMIFFSETFGIRSLQTPAKRLLELLFDYSVENRPVLFHVFSNGGVMLYRYIIEALHTHKPFKNVKVAGTVFDSAPGRRNLRGGLRALATVLVSTNVLLKYFLLFTFATTAVVLRILLYPLTRFIHESHYDALLKAPSRWPELYLYSQADAIIKASEVKHMADARQQLGVSVKAVDFSDSAHVSHMRAYPTYYSNLCMTFLSDCVGGSPR
- the TMEM53 gene encoding transmembrane protein 53 isoform X2 — its product is MIFFSETFGIRSLQTPAKRLLELLFDYSVENRPVLFHVFSNGGVMLYRYIIEALHTHKPFKNVKVAGTVFDSAPGRRNLRGGLRALATVLVSTNVLLKYFLLFTFATTAVVLRILLYPLTRFIHESHYDALLKAPSRWPELYLYSQADAIIKASEVKHMADARQQLGVSVKAVDFSDSAHVSHMRAYPTYYSNLCMTFLSDCVGGSPR